The following nucleotide sequence is from Methanobrevibacter sp..
AGTTTCTTCTATTTTGAGCAACCTGAGAAGTACCTGGATAAATTTGTGCCATAATTATGCATCTCCTAATGCTAATTTAACTTTTCTAATAATTTCATCTAATTTTTCTTGTGAGATTGTTTCACCACGGATAACTCCTGTTACAATATCATCAATAGTTCCTTTAGTTTTAACATTGCCCTCAGTTGGCATGACTTTAGAAGTTTTTACTCCAATTTTAGCAAAATCTTCACAATCAACTGGTGACTCGCATATAATAATGCAGTGTTTGTTAACATTCCTTAGAATTAATCTTGCTTTGTAAATAATATGATTTGCAACTCCGCCTAAGTGAATAACTAATAATTTAAAGTTTTTCATTTGTTCTACTTCTTTATCAGTTAGACCAAATAAAGTACCACCTGAAGCAGGAGCATCATGAGGAATACCTGCACCAGCATTTAAAACCATAGTACTTGTTAAAACATTAGCTTCACGTAAACCAAAAGTGATTTCACAAACTGGTTTGGTAATATGCCTACGTCCTGGAGACATAGCCACTGCACATACATCAGTACCACATTCAGCAAAAGTCCCTCTTTGAGCAAGACTTCCACCTTTACCCATACCACTTGCTTCTCGACAATCCACTACGTGAGTACAACGTCCTATCATATTAATCAAAGTCATCCTTTCTAATAATTTTCACATGGTCTTCAAAACTTGAATATTGATCTGTCATTCCAATTAATTCATCTGGTAAATCCATATCACCATATTTAATTCTATCAGAAACTGTTTGTTCTTTTCTAATATAATTGGTTTTACTTTGATTAATATCAAAGCCATATGGAATATGTTGTTTGCAAACTTTTTCAATTTCATCAATAGTGGATTCCATTGTTAATTCAACAAAAATCCTACCAGTTTTAACCTGTAATACTACATCCTCACCATTAACATTGATTACTCTACGTTCCCGGTATTGAGGCGGTAAAGTTTCTTCTGTTTTTGGAAATCTTGGACCATGAATAACAGTTCTTTTAACATCATCAATAGACTCTAAGTCGTTTAACAACTTTTCAGTTGTGTCACTTCCAAGAACTCTGTGAGGAAAAATCTCAATATCCATAATTAAAACCTTCTGAAAAATTAGATTTATTTAAATTAATTAGATGTCACCTTTAATTTCATCAGCTGCGATTGCAACAGCGTTAATAGGTTCTCTGAATTCATCAATTTGACTGTATACCTCTTTAATTAAACCGGAAGTAGCTTCTGGTGAAAAGAGTTGTGTTCCTGCATCTAAGGACATAGCAGCAGCTACACAAGGAATACAGAATCCTTTACTGTGTCTTGTTACAACGTGGTTACCGTTAAAGAGACCAGGACCTCCACCACCGTAGATGGAGTGACTGAAGAAGGAGAATCCTACAGCTACACCTTCTGCTCTACCATAGTCGATACTTGGTAAACCAGTAGCGAATTCAATGTTGTCGTTGAAGTATAATAAAGTAGATGGTACACCTTGAGCAGCACGAGCAGCACCGATGTTAACCATGGTTGCAGCTACAGCACCAGCAGCAGCATATGCGTTCCATTTAGCTGCGTCATCAGTGTTGTAGATAGAGAAGTCAGTTAATTCTTTTTGAGGAGCGATAACTCCATCAGCTTCTGCACGAGCAATAGTTGCTTGTACAATACTACCAACAGTTCCTTCAGTTGCGTTGTCTTTTACTAAATCCAATACTAAATTATCAGCGTTTAAACCTTGGTAAGCTAAACCTAATAAGTGTAATCTTTCATATGTACCAATTGCATCACCCATTTCAAACCTAGCAGTTTGTTCGAAGATGGATGCTAATGCAGTAGCTTGGAAAGTGTTTTTTAAAGTAGCAGCAGCGAAATCGTTTGCTTTTACACCTCTTAAAGCGTAACCTGCACCTTCGAGTTTTTGTG
It contains:
- the mcrC gene encoding methyl-coenzyme M reductase I operon protein C codes for the protein MIGRCTHVVDCREASGMGKGGSLAQRGTFAECGTDVCAVAMSPGRRHITKPVCEITFGLREANVLTSTMVLNAGAGIPHDAPASGGTLFGLTDKEVEQMKNFKLLVIHLGGVANHIIYKARLILRNVNKHCIIICESPVDCEDFAKIGVKTSKVMPTEGNVKTKGTIDDIVTGVIRGETISQEKLDEIIRKVKLALGDA
- the mcrD gene encoding methyl-coenzyme M reductase operon protein D; amino-acid sequence: MDIEIFPHRVLGSDTTEKLLNDLESIDDVKRTVIHGPRFPKTEETLPPQYRERRVINVNGEDVVLQVKTGRIFVELTMESTIDEIEKVCKQHIPYGFDINQSKTNYIRKEQTVSDRIKYGDMDLPDELIGMTDQYSSFEDHVKIIRKDDFD
- the mcrB gene encoding coenzyme-B sulfoethylthiotransferase subunit beta, yielding MAKFDDKIDLFDDRGNEIASDIPIEAISPLRNPAIQSIVKGVKRTVAVNLEGLEKSVKTASVGGDKSRILGRELDLAIVDNAEAIADKIKETIQIAEGDDTKVEPISGGKRLLVQVPTQRIDVAAEYSVAPLATATALVQAVIDICDVDIYDANFVKAAVLGRYPQSVDYKGSNIATMLDIPQKLEGAGYALRGVKANDFAAATLKNTFQATALASIFEQTARFEMGDAIGTYERLHLLGLAYQGLNADNLVLDLVKDNATEGTVGSIVQATIARAEADGVIAPQKELTDFSIYNTDDAAKWNAYAAAGAVAATMVNIGAARAAQGVPSTLLYFNDNIEFATGLPSIDYGRAEGVAVGFSFFSHSIYGGGGPGLFNGNHVVTRHSKGFCIPCVAAAMSLDAGTQLFSPEATSGLIKEVYSQIDEFREPINAVAIAADEIKGDI